One stretch of Tepidibacter hydrothermalis DNA includes these proteins:
- a CDS encoding NifB/NifX family molybdenum-iron cluster-binding protein: MKIALPSRQNLIDDHFGHCEYFTIFTVDKDNKEILSEETISSPEGCGCKSNIAQILSDIGVSIMLAGNMGDGAVRVLNNCGIEVIRGCSGDLKTVALNWLEGIVSDSGDSCHEHECHN, translated from the coding sequence ATGAAAATTGCATTACCATCTAGACAAAATCTTATAGACGATCATTTTGGTCACTGCGAATACTTTACTATTTTTACAGTTGACAAGGATAACAAGGAGATACTTTCTGAAGAAACTATTTCATCACCAGAAGGCTGTGGTTGCAAATCAAATATCGCACAGATTTTATCAGATATAGGTGTATCAATTATGCTTGCAGGTAATATGGGTGATGGTGCCGTACGTGTGTTAAACAATTGTGGTATTGAAGTAATACGCGGATGTTCTGGAGATCTTAAGACTGTTGCACTGAATTGGCTTGAAGGTATTGTTTCTGATTCTGGTGATTCTTGCCATGAACATGAATGCCATAACTAA